Proteins encoded together in one Eublepharis macularius isolate TG4126 chromosome 2, MPM_Emac_v1.0, whole genome shotgun sequence window:
- the MYL1 gene encoding myosin light chain 1/3, skeletal muscle isoform isoform X2: MSFSADQVADFKEAFLLFDRTGEGKITLSQVGDVIRALGQNPTNAEVKKILGNPSNEEMNAKKIGFDEFLPMMQAAANNKDQGSFEDFVEGLRVFDKEGNGTVMGAELRHVLATLGEKMKEEDVEELLKGQEDSNGCINYEAFVRHIMSI, translated from the exons ACTTCAAGGAGGCCTTCCTCCTCTTCGACAGGACCGGTGAAGGCAAAATCACCCTCAGTCAGGTCGGAGATGTCATCCGTGCCCTGGGACAGAACCCCACTAATGCTGAAGTCAAGAAGATCTTGGGCAACCCCAGCAATGAGG AGATGAATGCTAAAAAAATTGGGTTTGACGAGTTCCTGCCCATGATGCAGGCAGCTGCCAACAACAAAGACCAGGGAAGCTTTGAAGACTTTGTTGAAGGTCTGCGTGTCTTTGACAAGGAGGGCAACGGAACAGTGATGGGTGCTGAACTCCGTCACGTACTGGCCACTCTGG GTGAGAAGATGAAGGAAGAAGATGTAGAAGAACTGTTGAAAGGGCAGGAAGACTCCAACGGCTGCATCAATTATGAGG CATTTGTGAGGCACATCATGTCTATCTAA